One Deltaproteobacteria bacterium genomic window carries:
- a CDS encoding SDR family oxidoreductase gives MTRSNRLRTPRVLIAGGAGFIGSHLCDRYLAAGWDVICLDNFHTGTKDNVHHLMGHPRFELVRHDIVEPYLAEVDLILNFACPASPVHYQENPIKTLKTSVLGTMNLLGLARRVGARFMQASTSEVYGDPLQHPQTEAYWGNVNPIGIRSCYDEGKRAAETLCFDYHRQHGVDIRVIRIFNTYGPRMAADDGRVVSNFIVQALRGEDLTIYGDGSQTRSFCFVDNLVDGIIRFAASTGETGPINLGNDGEFTVRELAEEVLKQVGGKSKIAYLPLPSDDPKCRRPNLSKTKAVLKGWEPTIPLAQGISRTIDYFRASLAQHAATKHLG, from the coding sequence ATGACCCGTTCAAATCGACTTCGTACACCCCGCGTTCTGATTGCCGGTGGCGCTGGCTTTATTGGCAGCCACCTTTGTGACCGTTACCTCGCAGCCGGCTGGGACGTGATCTGCTTGGATAACTTTCACACCGGCACCAAGGACAATGTGCACCACCTCATGGGGCACCCGCGCTTTGAGCTGGTCCGTCACGACATAGTTGAGCCGTACCTGGCTGAGGTCGATTTGATCCTCAACTTCGCCTGTCCGGCTAGCCCCGTACATTACCAGGAGAATCCGATTAAAACGCTGAAGACCAGCGTCTTGGGGACGATGAACCTCCTGGGCCTTGCACGCCGTGTTGGAGCGCGGTTTATGCAGGCCAGCACGTCGGAGGTCTACGGCGATCCGCTGCAGCACCCGCAGACGGAGGCCTACTGGGGCAACGTGAACCCGATCGGCATACGCAGCTGTTACGACGAGGGCAAGCGCGCGGCCGAGACCTTGTGCTTTGACTACCATCGGCAGCACGGTGTCGATATCCGCGTCATCCGTATCTTCAACACCTACGGTCCCCGGATGGCAGCTGATGATGGCCGTGTGGTGAGTAATTTTATTGTGCAAGCTCTCCGAGGTGAGGACTTAACGATTTACGGCGACGGCAGCCAGACGCGGTCCTTCTGTTTCGTCGACAATCTGGTGGACGGCATTATCCGGTTCGCTGCTAGCACGGGCGAGACTGGACCAATCAACCTTGGCAACGACGGCGAGTTCACGGTGCGTGAGCTGGCCGAAGAGGTGCTGAAGCAAGTCGGCGGCAAATCTAAGATCGCTTACCTACCGCTGCCGAGTGACGACCCTAAGTGCCGGCGTCCTAACCTAAGCAAGACTAAGGCCGTGCTCAAGGGGTGGGAGCCGACCATTCCGCTGGCGCAGGGCATCAGTCGCACGATCGATTACTTCCGTGCGTCATTGGCTCAACACGCAGCGACTAAGCATCTCGGGTGA
- a CDS encoding rhomboid family intramembrane serine protease, whose protein sequence is MGEHLTEEPVEGELGGDYVPSPEDFLPSSPKPLSRLNQRPSLAALKPALIAFGLFLILSLHDWLVPDADGLWASNARVLGQHEYWRLITALCVHSDVGHLLANAPLFLIFGWYLRAFFGWIAFPVIAVVIGALSNLITVYSYSPDTELIGASGMLYGMVAMWLVLYVKYEDTLPWGVRLLRAVGVSLLLLFPTTFREETSYTAHLAGFLLGVGFGILGVWCKSIIRLQRSL, encoded by the coding sequence GTGGGAGAGCATTTGACGGAGGAGCCGGTCGAGGGCGAGTTAGGCGGCGATTACGTGCCGTCGCCGGAAGACTTCCTGCCGTCGTCCCCCAAGCCGCTCAGCCGTTTAAATCAGAGGCCTAGCCTGGCCGCGCTCAAGCCGGCGCTCATCGCATTTGGGCTATTTTTGATCCTTAGTTTGCACGATTGGCTGGTGCCTGATGCTGATGGCCTCTGGGCTAGTAACGCTAGGGTCCTCGGCCAGCACGAGTATTGGCGTCTCATCACGGCGCTCTGCGTGCATTCTGACGTCGGCCATCTCCTCGCCAATGCGCCCCTTTTTCTCATCTTTGGTTGGTATCTTCGTGCCTTTTTCGGCTGGATCGCTTTCCCAGTGATTGCTGTGGTGATCGGCGCCCTGAGTAATCTGATTACGGTTTACTCGTATTCCCCTGATACGGAGCTCATCGGAGCATCCGGCATGCTCTACGGGATGGTCGCCATGTGGCTAGTCCTGTACGTGAAGTACGAGGACACACTGCCCTGGGGCGTGCGCCTGCTGCGCGCGGTGGGAGTGTCGCTACTGCTACTGTTCCCCACGACCTTTAGGGAGGAGACGAGCTACACGGCACATCTTGCGGGATTTTTGTTAGGCGTAGGATTTGGGATTCTGGGAGTTTGGTGCAAAAGTATCATCCGACTGCAGAGATCCCTTTGA
- the sucD gene encoding succinate--CoA ligase subunit alpha — translation MAILVNKHTRVITQGITGKSGEFHTKLSHEYAPRFVGGVTPGKGGSTHIGLPVFDTVAEAREKTGANASMIFVPPPFAADAILEAIAAEIELIVAITEGIPVMDMVPVRKALDRSKSRLIGPNCPGIITPDECKIGIMPGYIHKRGKVGIVSKSGTLTYEAVHQTTTLGLGQTTCIGIGGDPINGTNFIEVLQMFEEDPETKGIIMIGEIGGDLEIKAAQFIKENVKKPVAGFIAGQTAPAGKRMGHAGAIISGGHGTAAEKMEALREAGVSVVDSPADMAAVLAKRLR, via the coding sequence GTGGCTATCTTAGTCAACAAACATACGCGCGTTATCACTCAAGGCATCACCGGCAAGTCCGGTGAGTTCCACACCAAGTTATCCCATGAATATGCACCGCGCTTTGTCGGCGGTGTGACCCCGGGCAAGGGCGGTAGCACACATATTGGTCTCCCCGTGTTCGACACAGTGGCTGAGGCTAGGGAGAAGACCGGCGCCAACGCCTCGATGATCTTCGTACCACCGCCGTTTGCAGCTGATGCCATTCTGGAGGCGATCGCGGCAGAAATCGAACTGATCGTCGCCATCACCGAGGGTATCCCGGTCATGGATATGGTGCCGGTGCGCAAAGCTCTAGACCGTTCGAAATCGCGCCTTATCGGACCTAACTGCCCGGGCATTATCACGCCAGATGAATGTAAAATCGGCATCATGCCGGGCTACATCCATAAGCGTGGCAAAGTCGGTATCGTCTCCAAGTCCGGCACTCTGACTTACGAAGCTGTGCATCAAACCACAACGCTTGGTCTAGGCCAGACGACGTGTATCGGTATCGGTGGTGACCCCATCAACGGCACCAACTTTATCGAAGTGCTGCAGATGTTCGAAGAGGACCCGGAGACCAAGGGCATCATCATGATCGGTGAGATCGGTGGTGACCTCGAGATCAAAGCGGCCCAGTTCATCAAGGAAAACGTCAAAAAACCAGTCGCAGGCTTTATCGCAGGGCAGACAGCCCCTGCCGGCAAGCGCATGGGTCACGCTGGAGCCATCATCTCGGGCGGTCACGGTACCGCGGCTGAGAAGATGGAAGCGCTGCGCGAAGCTGGCGTGTCCGTGGTGGATTCCCCGGCTGATATGGCGGCAGTGTTGGCTAAACGTTTGCGCTGA
- a CDS encoding CopG family transcriptional regulator, with protein MASKKKSSTKKSNVKAEGISSDRLAALFDSGEDISEFMSEENAVFKVNVDFPIWMVRALDFEANKLQIPRQAVIKNWINDRLKKEAEDRVKGISAVG; from the coding sequence ATGGCCTCTAAAAAAAAATCAAGTACGAAGAAGTCCAATGTAAAAGCTGAAGGTATTTCATCGGATCGCCTTGCTGCTTTATTCGATAGCGGTGAGGATATCAGCGAATTCATGAGCGAGGAGAATGCTGTCTTTAAAGTAAATGTCGACTTTCCAATTTGGATGGTTCGCGCCTTGGATTTCGAGGCAAACAAATTGCAGATCCCTCGTCAAGCTGTGATCAAAAATTGGATTAATGACAGACTGAAAAAAGAGGCTGAAGACAGGGTCAAAGGGATCTCTGCAGTCGGATGA
- a CDS encoding serine/threonine protein kinase, whose product MARADKSSIETFDFPAGHVLAKKYEVMSRLGSGWEGEVYLLKENATGIERAAKFFYPERNKRNKTINFYAKKLHKLRDCPALIQYHTQEIIHYGGHDISFLVSDYVEGEVLQDFVRHQPGKRLDSFQALHVLHSLTVALEAIHRLQDYHGDLHPGNVIIRRRGLSFDVKLLDFFHWGAPSPLNIRDDVYDVVRILYEITGGKARYQRHPPEIKAIILGLKRSLILKKFRTITMLREHLETLQWESI is encoded by the coding sequence ATGGCGCGCGCTGACAAGTCATCGATAGAGACCTTCGACTTTCCGGCCGGTCATGTGCTGGCCAAAAAGTACGAGGTCATGTCACGCCTGGGCTCGGGCTGGGAGGGTGAGGTCTACCTGCTTAAGGAGAATGCGACGGGTATTGAGCGCGCTGCTAAGTTCTTCTACCCCGAGCGCAACAAGCGCAATAAGACTATCAACTTCTACGCCAAGAAGCTGCACAAGCTGCGCGACTGTCCGGCGTTGATCCAGTACCACACGCAGGAGATCATCCACTACGGCGGTCACGACATCTCATTCTTGGTGTCGGACTATGTCGAGGGCGAGGTACTGCAGGATTTTGTGCGACACCAGCCGGGTAAGCGGCTCGACTCATTTCAGGCCCTGCATGTGCTCCACAGCTTGACGGTGGCGTTAGAGGCGATACACCGTTTGCAGGATTATCACGGGGATTTGCATCCCGGTAATGTGATCATCAGGCGCCGCGGTCTCAGTTTTGATGTTAAGCTGCTCGACTTCTTTCACTGGGGAGCACCTAGTCCACTCAACATCCGCGATGACGTGTACGATGTGGTGCGGATCCTCTACGAGATTACTGGTGGCAAGGCGCGTTATCAACGGCATCCGCCCGAGATCAAGGCGATCATACTTGGGCTTAAGCGCTCCCTAATCTTAAAGAAGTTCCGCACCATCACGATGCTGCGTGAGCACCTTGAGACGCTGCAGTGGGAGAGCATTTGA
- the sucC gene encoding ADP-forming succinate--CoA ligase subunit beta translates to MNIHEYQAKSLFAQNGVPVPEGYLAHNPTEAEFAMRRLGVKVAVVKAQVHAGGRGKAGGVKLVKSPEECGEVTAKMIGMRLVTPQTGAEGKIVHKVYVEAGSDIDKEYYLSMLVDRESASVAIMFSTEGGMDIEEVAAKHPEKIVTVRVDPTVGLKPFHLRTLSYAMRLSPEVSKELHNFVDKLYKMFIKYDYSLLEINPLVVTKQGKMLALDGKMNFDDNALYRHKDIEAMRDFSEEDPREVAASKYGLNYIGLDGNIGCLVNGAGLAMATMDIIKLNGGSPANFLDVGGGATKEMVTNAFKILLSDSKVKALFVNIFGGIMRCDVIADGVIAAARDIGVKVPVVVRLEGTNVELGRKMLEESGLRLTAATDMNDGARKVVEAARKG, encoded by the coding sequence ATGAACATCCATGAATACCAAGCAAAGAGCTTGTTCGCACAAAACGGCGTGCCGGTGCCTGAGGGCTACCTAGCGCATAACCCGACCGAGGCTGAATTCGCCATGCGCCGTCTCGGCGTCAAAGTGGCCGTGGTCAAGGCCCAAGTTCACGCGGGTGGCCGCGGCAAGGCCGGCGGTGTTAAGTTGGTTAAATCACCGGAAGAGTGCGGCGAAGTCACAGCCAAGATGATCGGCATGCGACTCGTCACCCCGCAAACCGGTGCCGAGGGCAAAATCGTACATAAAGTCTACGTCGAGGCAGGCAGCGACATCGACAAGGAGTACTACCTGTCGATGCTCGTCGATCGCGAGTCGGCGTCGGTAGCCATCATGTTCTCCACTGAGGGCGGGATGGACATCGAGGAAGTCGCAGCGAAACATCCGGAGAAGATCGTCACCGTGCGTGTCGATCCGACGGTGGGCCTGAAGCCCTTCCACCTGCGCACGCTGTCCTACGCGATGCGGCTATCGCCCGAAGTTAGTAAAGAGCTGCACAACTTTGTCGACAAGCTCTACAAGATGTTCATCAAGTACGACTACTCACTCCTTGAAATCAACCCCCTGGTGGTGACTAAGCAGGGCAAGATGCTGGCACTCGACGGCAAGATGAACTTCGATGATAACGCCCTCTACCGTCATAAAGACATTGAGGCGATGCGCGACTTTTCGGAAGAGGACCCGCGTGAAGTGGCGGCCTCCAAATACGGCCTCAACTACATCGGCCTTGACGGCAACATCGGCTGTCTTGTTAACGGCGCCGGTCTAGCGATGGCGACCATGGACATCATCAAGCTCAACGGCGGTAGCCCGGCCAACTTCCTCGACGTCGGTGGTGGTGCCACCAAAGAAATGGTGACCAACGCCTTCAAGATCCTGCTGTCAGACAGCAAGGTGAAGGCTCTGTTCGTCAACATTTTCGGCGGCATCATGCGCTGTGACGTGATCGCCGACGGCGTCATCGCTGCGGCCCGTGACATTGGCGTCAAGGTCCCCGTGGTGGTCCGTCTCGAAGGCACTAACGTTGAGCTCGGTCGTAAGATGCTCGAGGAGTCGGGACTAAGGCTGACCGCGGCAACAGATATGAACGACGGTGCACGCAAAGTGGTCGAAGCAGCTCGCAAAGGCTAA
- the murB gene encoding UDP-N-acetylmuramate dehydrogenase produces the protein MPTLKQVLLKDFAYYKTGGPADVLYQPQDAAELAAQLSEAQTTGLPLIVLGAGTNSLVMDEPFAGAVVVLTAVSDIKVVGDKIIAGAGVENTAIAKLALKHGLAGAAWMNRLPGQIGGTVRMNARCYGGEISQIATKVITVTRSGERREYADPKMFRGYKDTVFMENGDIIIGVELQLKAGDAKDIARVMRHCEDDRQSKGQFDFPSCGCVFKNDYTVGIPSGMLLAAAGAKGRRQGGAVVSHHHANFVYNQGASSRDILELTLAMRDLVYAEFGVWMSYEMEILGTLPKDLATALAIAKPQQLKAERLEPLKKRLAGR, from the coding sequence ATGCCGACTCTTAAGCAAGTGCTGCTCAAGGACTTTGCCTACTACAAGACCGGTGGCCCAGCAGATGTGCTGTACCAACCGCAGGATGCAGCGGAATTGGCAGCGCAGCTTAGCGAGGCGCAGACGACGGGGCTCCCCCTTATTGTGCTCGGTGCAGGCACCAACTCGCTCGTCATGGACGAGCCCTTTGCTGGTGCAGTTGTCGTCTTGACTGCGGTTAGCGACATCAAGGTTGTGGGCGATAAGATTATTGCGGGCGCAGGGGTTGAAAACACCGCCATAGCTAAGCTCGCGTTGAAGCATGGTCTTGCCGGTGCCGCCTGGATGAACCGTCTCCCCGGTCAGATTGGTGGGACCGTACGCATGAACGCGCGGTGCTACGGTGGTGAGATCAGCCAGATCGCCACTAAAGTCATTACAGTGACGCGAAGTGGCGAGCGGCGCGAGTACGCTGATCCCAAGATGTTTCGCGGTTATAAAGATACCGTGTTTATGGAGAACGGCGACATCATCATCGGTGTCGAGCTTCAGCTCAAAGCCGGAGACGCCAAAGACATCGCGCGCGTGATGCGTCACTGCGAGGACGACCGCCAGAGCAAGGGCCAGTTCGACTTCCCGTCGTGCGGTTGTGTCTTTAAAAACGATTACACGGTGGGAATTCCCAGCGGCATGCTGCTCGCTGCTGCAGGAGCAAAAGGCCGCCGCCAAGGTGGTGCGGTCGTCAGTCATCACCATGCAAACTTTGTCTATAACCAGGGCGCCAGTAGCCGCGACATTCTAGAGCTCACGCTCGCGATGCGTGACCTCGTCTACGCGGAGTTTGGTGTTTGGATGAGCTACGAGATGGAAATCCTCGGCACATTGCCAAAGGACTTGGCCACAGCATTGGCTATCGCGAAGCCGCAGCAGCTAAAAGCAGAGCGGTTAGAGCCTCTCAAAAAGCGTTTGGCGGGGCGGTGA
- a CDS encoding ATP-binding protein produces MTFINRVSELKILGARPSGLSVIYGRRRVGKTALVKEFARRQKSPDSVYYSQAIEGTEALQIAQLTEDLTGLLPSVPVSSWSELLALLKTVSTKCTLIIDEFPYLLRSNSSLPSRLQKWIDHDRPKNFQLILLGSSQTMMHDIFLNAQSPLFERAGEVMHVQPMQYRYFCQKLGLNPDSLDTYLRFAMVGGIPKYWEFIDKKANIIELADRLYFEVGSRLEYEPERLLKDENIVGDQAKSILELVGRGVNRPSEIASRMGVKQTSLSGPLQLLRDASLIKREIPFGESARTTKRSLYKLHDHCLAFWFGCYSPHRSRWELYTAADKRRIISDHASRMFESDIVALFPHASRYWEPGLEFDGVRYASANGQEIIVSEIKMTKLTARDRDAIAKATEEKFLRSQLSKKFKAKIEVIDLAAGLAAMAKSD; encoded by the coding sequence ATGACTTTTATCAATAGAGTCAGTGAGTTGAAAATCTTAGGGGCTCGGCCGAGTGGGCTTTCGGTCATTTACGGGCGTCGCCGCGTCGGTAAAACGGCCCTGGTCAAAGAATTTGCACGACGTCAAAAGTCTCCGGACAGCGTCTACTATAGTCAGGCCATCGAAGGGACCGAAGCACTGCAGATTGCGCAGCTCACTGAGGATTTGACTGGTCTCCTACCGTCAGTACCTGTATCTAGCTGGTCCGAGTTGCTTGCCCTACTGAAAACAGTTAGCACGAAGTGCACGCTCATCATCGATGAGTTTCCCTATTTGTTGCGCTCGAATTCGTCCCTACCATCAAGGTTACAAAAATGGATTGATCATGATCGTCCAAAGAATTTTCAGCTAATCTTACTTGGTTCATCGCAGACTATGATGCACGACATCTTTCTCAACGCGCAGTCTCCGCTCTTTGAGCGGGCTGGGGAGGTGATGCACGTCCAGCCGATGCAGTACCGCTATTTCTGTCAGAAGCTCGGACTAAATCCCGACTCTTTGGATACTTATCTGCGATTTGCTATGGTCGGTGGCATCCCAAAATACTGGGAATTTATCGACAAAAAAGCGAATATCATAGAGCTTGCGGATCGCCTTTACTTCGAGGTTGGGTCGCGACTAGAGTACGAACCCGAACGCCTCCTCAAAGATGAGAACATCGTCGGCGATCAGGCCAAATCCATACTCGAGTTGGTTGGACGCGGCGTCAATCGACCATCGGAAATAGCATCGCGCATGGGTGTTAAACAAACTTCTCTGTCAGGGCCACTCCAGCTGCTGCGCGATGCATCTCTTATCAAGCGTGAAATTCCGTTTGGCGAATCGGCAAGGACTACGAAGAGATCTCTATATAAATTGCATGATCACTGCTTGGCCTTCTGGTTTGGTTGTTATTCTCCGCATCGGTCACGCTGGGAACTCTACACGGCGGCTGACAAGCGGAGGATCATCAGCGACCATGCCTCGAGAATGTTTGAGTCAGACATTGTTGCCTTATTCCCACATGCATCGCGATATTGGGAGCCTGGTCTTGAGTTTGATGGTGTCCGCTACGCCTCGGCAAATGGTCAGGAAATTATTGTCAGTGAAATTAAAATGACTAAGTTGACTGCTAGGGATAGAGATGCGATCGCGAAGGCTACAGAGGAGAAATTCCTGAGGTCGCAACTTAGCAAAAAATTTAAGGCCAAAATCGAAGTGATTGACCTGGCGGCGGGACTCGCAGCGATGGCAAAGAGCGACTAG